A genome region from Haloimpatiens massiliensis includes the following:
- a CDS encoding DUF58 domain-containing protein has protein sequence MISFLIFLFIIILVYAISDFTKKKGFHKLSLYRKVDKTSMVEGEEVKVSITIENKKKMPIFFMLVKEELPYEIFSKNYTNTTQYSIGGYERITKTYVIPIEHRGVYLLKKIEMVVGDVFGFFTTDKEIDDYIEIVVYPKIVNIIKLKFDSTSHQGDAVIKRWIYKDPLYIKGIREYNVEDRMKDIHWKSSLKMNKLMVKEYDYTSEREFITIINIQCHKTYWRYVNKKAIDRAIKVTVSMADTALKESIKVSAWTNANIISYSDDIRSSITLPCNSLKDVLELCARMDYMPKSSFSDFLNKHIKYFKPNNTYVIVSSFFTQEDENIIFFLRNKGINLKIIDVSDKGDLIEIRGVEKIVYRGEMD, from the coding sequence ATGATATCTTTTCTAATATTTTTATTTATAATAATTCTGGTGTATGCTATATCAGATTTTACTAAGAAAAAGGGATTTCATAAGCTATCATTATATAGAAAAGTAGATAAAACCTCTATGGTAGAAGGTGAAGAAGTTAAAGTTTCTATAACAATAGAAAATAAAAAGAAAATGCCTATATTTTTTATGCTTGTAAAAGAAGAACTTCCATATGAAATATTTAGTAAAAACTATACAAATACAACTCAGTATTCTATAGGTGGATATGAAAGAATTACAAAAACCTATGTTATTCCTATAGAGCACAGGGGAGTTTATCTTTTAAAAAAAATAGAAATGGTAGTAGGCGATGTGTTTGGATTTTTTACTACAGATAAAGAAATAGATGATTATATAGAGATTGTAGTTTATCCTAAAATAGTTAATATTATAAAACTAAAATTTGATAGTACAAGCCATCAAGGAGATGCTGTAATAAAGAGATGGATTTATAAGGATCCACTATATATTAAGGGAATAAGAGAATATAATGTTGAAGATAGAATGAAGGATATACATTGGAAATCTAGCCTAAAGATGAATAAGCTTATGGTTAAAGAATATGACTACACATCTGAAAGAGAATTTATAACTATAATAAACATTCAATGTCATAAAACTTACTGGAGATATGTAAATAAAAAAGCTATAGATAGAGCTATAAAGGTTACGGTTTCTATGGCAGATACTGCTTTAAAAGAAAGTATAAAAGTATCAGCGTGGACAAATGCAAATATAATTAGTTATTCGGATGATATTAGAAGTTCAATTACTCTTCCTTGCAATTCTTTAAAAGATGTACTTGAATTGTGTGCGAGAATGGATTATATGCCTAAAAGTAGCTTTAGTGATTTTTTGAATAAACATATAAAATATTTCAAGCCAAATAATACTTATGTAATAGTTAGTTCATTTTTTACTCAGGAAGATGAAAATATAATATTCTTTTTAAGGAATAAGGGGATAAATTTAAAAATTATTGATGTATCTGATAAAGGAGATTTAATTGAAATAAGAGGGGTAGAAAAAATAGTGTATAGAGGTGAAATGGATTAA
- a CDS encoding AAA family ATPase produces MHMEVFKEFRKKVNDNVSKVIVGKEEKIDKIIVAFICGGHVLLEDVPGVGKTKLVRALSKSMDCSFKRIQFTPDLLPSDMTGIYYYNAKEQEFQFKPGPILSQFVLGDEINRATPRTQSALLESMEERQVTVEGNTIKLNRPFFVMATQNPIEQFGTFPLPEAQLDRFFIRLSMGYPEYMDEKKMMDRFIEKDPIDQLESVVNMEDICYVQDNYTKVHVSDEMREYILNIIIATRKHSRVEVGCSPRATLALMKGSQAHAAINGRDYITPEDVKAMAIPVITHRLVLKSENSVMDNKGEYIVEEILNTVKTPLEEV; encoded by the coding sequence ATGCACATGGAGGTTTTTAAGGAATTTAGAAAAAAAGTAAATGATAACGTAAGTAAAGTTATAGTGGGGAAGGAAGAGAAAATAGATAAAATAATAGTTGCATTTATATGTGGAGGGCATGTACTTTTAGAAGACGTACCTGGTGTTGGAAAAACTAAATTAGTAAGAGCACTATCTAAGTCAATGGATTGTTCTTTTAAAAGGATACAGTTTACGCCGGATTTACTTCCATCAGATATGACGGGAATTTATTATTATAATGCAAAAGAGCAAGAGTTTCAGTTTAAACCAGGTCCTATATTAAGTCAGTTTGTGTTGGGGGATGAGATAAACAGAGCAACCCCTAGAACTCAATCAGCTTTATTAGAGAGCATGGAAGAAAGACAAGTTACAGTGGAAGGAAATACTATAAAACTAAATAGACCTTTCTTTGTAATGGCAACGCAAAATCCTATAGAACAATTTGGAACTTTTCCTCTTCCGGAAGCTCAATTAGATAGATTTTTTATAAGATTATCCATGGGTTATCCAGAATATATGGATGAGAAGAAAATGATGGATAGGTTTATAGAAAAAGATCCAATAGACCAATTAGAGTCAGTGGTAAACATGGAGGATATATGCTATGTACAGGATAACTATACAAAAGTTCATGTAAGTGATGAAATGAGAGAGTATATATTGAATATAATAATTGCTACTAGAAAACATAGTAGAGTAGAGGTAGGATGTTCACCAAGGGCAACACTAGCGCTTATGAAAGGTAGTCAGGCTCATGCAGCTATAAATGGAAGGGATTATATTACGCCGGAAGATGTAAAAGCTATGGCAATACCGGTTATAACACATAGACTAGTGCTAAAGAGTGAAAATAGTGTTATGGATAATAAGGGTGAGTACATAGTAGAAGAAATTTTAAATACTGTAAAAACACCTTTAGAAGAGGTATAG
- a CDS encoding FAD-dependent oxidoreductase has product MIKKWVCTVCGYIHEGDTPPEICPLCGVGPDMFKEMIQSSENISDKKEKNIKIWECTICGYIYEGTKPPEYCPICGVGPELFEEVKKSSNDSVEKGITFSSDLDYNILIIGNGIAGISAAKSIRQRNKNCKVTIISDEKYITYYRPQLTGLIGNSIENDKLYLYDEQWYKDNNINLKLNTKVNSINTESHSLTLESGEDLTYDKLILANGSSSFIPPIPGNDKKGTFTLRNLKDLMDIKNYIKMNSCKKVSIIGGGLLGLEAAESFQKQGLKVNILERSPRLLTRQLDDKGSKLFEYIVESSGINVLKNANAEEVLGDTNVTGLKLSSGKILDTDLVLFSVGITPNINLFKNTTLEMNRGVVVNDQMKTNIKDMYACGDIAELNGLVFGTWTSAEQMGTTAGANCLGDNLIFKNFVSSTMLQALNTTVFSCGNVTEDETVSTVVLNNSISKIYKKLFFKDEKIVGCILIGDSSKSINIINYIKEERKINDIINNF; this is encoded by the coding sequence ATGATTAAAAAATGGGTATGTACAGTATGCGGTTATATTCATGAAGGTGATACTCCTCCAGAAATATGTCCTCTTTGCGGAGTTGGCCCTGATATGTTTAAAGAAATGATTCAATCCTCTGAAAATATCAGTGATAAGAAGGAGAAAAATATAAAAATATGGGAATGTACAATTTGCGGCTATATATACGAAGGAACAAAACCTCCTGAATATTGCCCTATTTGTGGTGTTGGTCCAGAATTATTTGAAGAAGTAAAAAAATCTTCTAATGATTCTGTAGAAAAAGGAATAACATTCTCCTCCGATCTAGATTATAATATTTTAATAATAGGTAACGGCATAGCTGGAATTTCCGCAGCTAAGTCTATAAGACAAAGAAATAAAAATTGTAAAGTAACTATTATATCTGACGAAAAATATATAACTTATTATAGACCTCAACTTACAGGTCTAATAGGTAATTCTATAGAAAATGACAAATTATATCTATACGACGAACAGTGGTACAAAGATAATAATATAAACCTTAAATTAAACACTAAAGTAAACTCCATAAATACAGAATCTCACTCCTTAACTTTGGAATCTGGTGAGGATTTAACCTATGACAAGCTAATTTTAGCTAACGGCAGCAGTAGTTTTATTCCACCTATACCTGGAAATGATAAAAAAGGCACCTTTACCTTAAGAAATTTAAAAGACTTAATGGATATTAAAAATTATATTAAAATGAATTCTTGTAAAAAAGTTTCTATAATAGGCGGTGGTCTTTTAGGTTTAGAAGCCGCTGAAAGTTTCCAAAAGCAAGGACTTAAAGTAAATATTCTTGAAAGATCACCTAGACTTTTAACAAGGCAACTAGATGATAAGGGCTCTAAACTATTTGAATATATAGTTGAAAGCTCTGGCATAAATGTATTAAAAAATGCAAACGCTGAAGAAGTGTTAGGTGATACTAACGTCACTGGACTTAAGTTGTCTAGTGGGAAAATTTTAGACACAGACTTAGTTTTATTCTCAGTGGGCATTACTCCCAACATAAATTTATTTAAAAACACAACTCTAGAAATGAACAGAGGAGTGGTAGTAAATGATCAAATGAAAACAAATATAAAGGATATGTATGCTTGTGGAGATATAGCTGAACTAAATGGCTTAGTGTTTGGCACTTGGACTTCTGCAGAACAAATGGGAACTACTGCTGGTGCCAATTGTTTAGGGGACAATTTAATATTCAAAAACTTTGTTTCATCCACTATGTTACAAGCGCTAAACACTACAGTATTTTCCTGCGGAAATGTAACTGAAGATGAAACTGTCTCTACAGTTGTACTAAATAATTCCATTAGCAAAATTTATAAAAAACTATTCTTTAAAGATGAAAAAATAGTTGGTTGTATATTAATAGGTGATTCTTCAAAATCTATAAACATCATTAACTATATTAAAGAAGAAAGAAAAATAAATGATATAATAAATAATTTCTAA
- the pepT gene encoding peptidase T — MSKVVERFLKYIKYDTKSDEDSNTVPSTSKQLLLGKDLVEELKAIGLQDASMDENGYIMATLPSNLEKSVPTIGFIAHMDTSPEISGENVNAQFVENYDGGDIILNKENSIVLSPSEFPELKNYIGKTLITTDGTTLLGADDKAGIAEIMSAVEYLAAHPEIKHGTIKVGFTPDEEVGRGADHFDVKKFNANFAYTVDGGDIGELEYENFNAAGVKIKISGRNVHPGSAKNKMINSALIGTELVNMLPPVETPGHTEHYEGFYHLCSFQGDVEETKLSFIIRDHNREIFEQRKINMKKIVEELNKKYGDIIHLEIKDQYYNMKEKIEPVKHIVDTAYKAMKEVGVEPIVVPIRGGTDGARLSFEGLPTPNLFTGGHNFHGKFEYIPTFAMEKAVEVILKIVELYTK, encoded by the coding sequence ATGTCAAAAGTTGTTGAAAGATTTTTAAAATACATAAAGTATGACACAAAATCAGATGAAGATTCTAATACTGTACCAAGTACTAGTAAACAATTATTACTTGGTAAGGATTTAGTAGAAGAATTAAAGGCTATAGGTTTGCAAGACGCTTCTATGGATGAAAACGGATACATAATGGCTACATTACCATCAAATTTAGAAAAATCCGTTCCTACTATTGGATTTATAGCACACATGGATACTTCTCCAGAAATATCTGGCGAAAATGTCAATGCTCAATTTGTAGAAAACTACGACGGAGGGGATATTATATTAAACAAAGAAAATAGTATAGTTCTTTCTCCTTCTGAGTTTCCAGAGCTAAAAAATTATATAGGTAAAACCCTAATAACTACTGATGGAACAACTCTTTTAGGTGCGGATGACAAAGCAGGTATCGCTGAAATTATGTCTGCTGTAGAATATTTAGCAGCTCATCCTGAAATTAAACATGGAACTATTAAAGTAGGCTTTACACCAGATGAAGAAGTCGGAAGAGGTGCTGATCACTTTGATGTTAAAAAATTCAATGCAAACTTCGCTTACACTGTAGATGGTGGTGACATTGGAGAATTAGAATATGAAAACTTCAATGCTGCTGGTGTGAAAATTAAAATTTCCGGAAGAAATGTTCACCCCGGTTCCGCAAAGAATAAAATGATAAACTCTGCACTTATCGGTACTGAACTTGTAAATATGCTTCCACCCGTTGAAACTCCAGGACACACTGAGCACTATGAAGGTTTCTATCATTTATGTTCCTTCCAAGGTGATGTAGAGGAAACCAAACTTTCATTTATAATAAGGGATCACAATAGAGAAATATTTGAACAAAGAAAAATCAACATGAAAAAAATAGTTGAAGAGCTAAATAAAAAATATGGCGATATTATACACTTAGAAATTAAGGATCAATACTATAATATGAAAGAAAAAATAGAACCAGTTAAACACATAGTAGATACTGCCTACAAAGCTATGAAAGAAGTAGGTGTAGAACCTATAGTAGTTCCTATTAGAGGAGGTACAGATGGTGCTAGACTTTCTTTTGAAGGTCTTCCAACTCCAAACCTATTTACTGGTGGACACAATTTCCATGGCAAATTTGAATATATCCCAACTTTTGCTATGGAAAAAGCAGTAGAAGTAATTCTTAAAATAGTAGAACTATACACTAAATAA
- a CDS encoding YihY/virulence factor BrkB family protein — protein MLQDITLLIKRIVDDDVLALGAQLAYGFILSFFPFLIFLLTIVGYSSISSEAILSSIQLILPQNAFDLVKSTVIEVVDYRKGNLLSFGLIGTIWASSTGFRAVIRGLNRAYDEEEKRPYWRVFGISVLCIFALILIIMSAFLLIVFGDVLGEYIYKWFKLTNNFFYFWNSLRYVVMVIFMIFTFACMYHFIPSKRMGWKEVMPGATFTALGWLISSLLFSYYVNNFNNYSRVYGSIGAVIVIILWLYITSVIILIGGELNAVLSYNKKSR, from the coding sequence TTGTTACAAGATATAACTTTGCTAATAAAGAGAATAGTAGATGATGATGTATTAGCATTAGGGGCACAATTGGCTTATGGATTTATATTATCTTTTTTTCCATTTTTAATATTTTTACTTACCATAGTAGGATATAGTTCTATTAGTAGTGAAGCTATATTGAGTAGCATACAACTTATATTGCCCCAAAATGCATTTGATTTAGTGAAATCTACAGTTATTGAAGTTGTAGATTATAGAAAAGGAAATCTATTATCTTTTGGTTTGATAGGTACTATATGGGCTTCTTCTACAGGCTTTAGAGCGGTAATAAGAGGGCTCAATAGAGCTTATGATGAAGAGGAAAAAAGGCCTTATTGGAGAGTATTTGGTATATCAGTATTATGCATTTTTGCTTTAATATTAATTATTATGAGTGCATTTCTACTAATAGTATTTGGGGATGTATTAGGAGAGTACATATATAAATGGTTTAAACTCACAAATAACTTTTTTTATTTTTGGAATTCTCTTAGATATGTAGTAATGGTTATATTTATGATATTCACTTTTGCATGTATGTACCACTTTATACCTAGCAAAAGAATGGGGTGGAAAGAAGTGATGCCTGGAGCTACTTTTACTGCTTTAGGCTGGTTAATATCATCTTTATTATTTTCTTATTATGTGAATAATTTTAATAACTATTCTAGGGTATATGGAAGTATAGGAGCCGTTATAGTTATAATTTTATGGCTATATATAACCTCCGTTATAATATTAATTGGCGGGGAACTTAACGCAGTACTTTCTTACAACAAAAAATCAAGATAA
- a CDS encoding GntR family transcriptional regulator yields the protein MLQINSKNSKPIYEQIVDEIKESILKGLLKPGDKLPSVRELSTMITANPNTIAKAYKELERSKTIEVIRGKGTFVAKNYIPSPTDNELEELKKLMKKIVIEAHYMGLGKNYLSNLLNDIYDEF from the coding sequence TTGCTTCAAATTAATAGTAAAAATAGTAAACCCATATATGAACAAATTGTAGATGAAATAAAAGAGAGTATTTTAAAGGGTCTACTAAAACCAGGAGACAAACTTCCTTCTGTACGAGAACTTTCTACTATGATTACTGCTAATCCCAATACAATAGCCAAGGCTTACAAAGAATTAGAACGAAGTAAAACCATAGAAGTCATACGTGGAAAAGGAACCTTTGTTGCAAAAAACTACATTCCTTCACCCACAGATAATGAATTAGAAGAATTAAAAAAACTTATGAAAAAGATAGTAATAGAAGCTCATTACATGGGTTTAGGTAAAAATTATTTATCAAATCTTTTAAATGATATATATGACGAATTTTAG
- a CDS encoding RNA-guided endonuclease InsQ/TnpB family protein, which translates to MIKALNIRLYPTQEQIMLMHKHIGCMRFVYNWALAKQIDSYKLNSKKLSVIDLGKQLTVLKNTPGYEWLYEVSNATLKESIRDLDKAYTNFFNGRGFPKFKSKKKSEPRFYSRYDKIYFKDNFVNLEKIGKVKYRMDYDIDLTTVTKFKNPRVHFNGRVWVLSVGIEDNIKTVKLNNFSLGIDLGISQLAITNIDKLDTRNVNKTNKVKKLSKKLKRLQRQCSRKYIMNKKGESYQKTKNIARLEKKIKKLYSKLKNIRLNHIHQTTSKMVKAKPYRIVMEDLKVSNIMKNKNLSRAIAEQGFNIFINQMKYKCEKYGIKFVQVPTFYPSSKTCSHCGNIKKDLKLSDRVYKCKCGFTCDRDKNASYNLANYGLV; encoded by the coding sequence ATGATAAAAGCATTAAATATACGGCTATATCCAACGCAAGAGCAAATAATGTTAATGCATAAACATATAGGCTGTATGAGATTTGTTTATAATTGGGCGTTAGCCAAGCAAATAGATAGCTATAAACTTAATAGTAAAAAACTATCAGTTATAGATTTAGGGAAACAATTAACTGTTTTGAAGAATACCCCAGGTTATGAGTGGTTATATGAAGTATCTAATGCAACACTTAAAGAGAGTATTAGAGATTTAGATAAAGCATATACTAATTTCTTTAATGGAAGAGGATTTCCTAAATTTAAAAGCAAGAAAAAATCAGAACCTAGATTTTATAGCAGATATGACAAAATTTATTTTAAAGATAACTTTGTTAATCTTGAAAAGATAGGTAAAGTTAAATATAGGATGGATTATGATATTGATTTAACTACTGTAACAAAGTTTAAAAATCCTAGAGTACATTTTAATGGCAGAGTATGGGTACTTTCAGTAGGCATTGAAGATAATATTAAAACTGTTAAATTAAATAATTTTAGCTTAGGAATTGATTTAGGAATATCTCAATTAGCAATAACAAATATAGATAAATTAGACACTAGGAATGTTAATAAAACAAACAAAGTTAAAAAACTAAGTAAAAAGTTAAAAAGGCTTCAAAGACAATGTTCAAGAAAATATATTATGAATAAGAAAGGAGAGAGTTACCAAAAAACCAAGAACATTGCAAGACTTGAAAAGAAGATTAAAAAACTTTATAGTAAACTTAAAAATATTAGATTAAACCATATACACCAAACTACTTCCAAAATGGTGAAAGCCAAACCATATAGAATAGTTATGGAGGATTTAAAAGTATCTAATATCATGAAGAATAAGAACTTATCAAGGGCAATAGCAGAGCAGGGGTTTAATATTTTTATCAATCAGATGAAATATAAATGTGAAAAGTATGGTATTAAATTTGTTCAAGTACCTACATTTTATCCTTCAAGTAAAACATGTAGTCATTGTGGCAATATCAAGAAAGACTTAAAACTTTCAGATAGGGTTTATAAATGCAAATGTGGATTTACTTGTGATAGAGATAAAAATGCTTCATACAACCTTGCAAACTATGGTTTAGTATAA
- a CDS encoding ABC transporter ATP-binding protein, translated as MIEITNLYKNIGENKILKNINLKVPKGSIFGLIGENGAGKTTLIKCLTGIYKVDAGNALIDNENIFENVKVKNSIGYVSDENSLLSYFKVKELLEFYNMAYTKFSIEKFNKLNTIFKIPIEKKIRELSKGMKTKVSLLLNLSINPKVLILDEPTTGLDPVAKKNFMNMIMDEVAENETTVFISSHNLADIERICDNIALIKNGEIIVSSSLDNIKEKTRKVQVIFKNSEKAINIVKNRNSILNFKNVGRVYYLVTNDFSKEFQKDLENLGVEFMEFLDLDLEEIFICSVEDGDKNGL; from the coding sequence GTGATAGAAATAACTAATCTTTATAAAAACATAGGAGAAAATAAAATATTAAAGAATATAAATTTGAAGGTTCCAAAAGGAAGTATATTTGGACTTATTGGTGAAAATGGAGCTGGCAAAACCACTTTAATTAAATGCTTAACAGGTATATATAAAGTAGATGCTGGAAATGCTCTTATAGACAATGAAAACATTTTCGAAAACGTAAAAGTTAAAAATTCTATTGGATATGTTTCTGATGAAAATTCTCTTTTATCTTATTTTAAAGTAAAAGAACTTTTGGAATTTTACAATATGGCTTACACTAAATTCTCCATAGAAAAATTCAATAAATTAAATACTATATTTAAAATACCTATAGAAAAAAAGATAAGAGAACTTTCTAAAGGAATGAAAACTAAAGTTTCTTTATTGCTTAATTTAAGTATTAACCCTAAAGTATTAATTTTAGATGAACCTACTACAGGATTAGATCCAGTAGCTAAAAAAAATTTCATGAATATGATTATGGATGAAGTAGCTGAAAATGAAACTACAGTATTTATATCCTCCCATAATCTAGCTGATATAGAAAGGATTTGTGACAACATTGCCCTAATAAAAAATGGTGAAATTATAGTATCTTCATCTTTAGATAACATTAAAGAAAAAACAAGAAAGGTTCAAGTAATATTTAAAAATAGTGAAAAGGCTATTAATATTGTAAAAAATCGGAATAGTATTTTGAATTTTAAAAATGTAGGTAGAGTTTATTACTTGGTAACCAATGATTTTTCTAAAGAATTCCAAAAGGATTTAGAAAACCTAGGTGTAGAATTTATGGAATTTTTAGATTTAGACCTAGAAGAGATATTTATATGTTCAGTGGAGGATGGTGATAAAAATGGACTTTAA
- a CDS encoding ABC-2 transporter permease, with amino-acid sequence MDFKLNKALLYKDWKTTKWVAMLMSFSILFTKLFNLMNNLHFQKLYIKSNGKACPVAWFNHTLLDGEFYFVAMAALVALLSLVLFLNEKGNSYGFLFSMPLTKKDIVKNKWFLGTSIILGSFLINALLIALFYLANLKFIDIYSNPFSDILKWFFINSTVYILIFTVFIFFQTIMGNVILSSIIAALAFWVPIFLLVIVSDLTRTFLKLSYDAKLPIPTDRIANYLCIFTYNTPSFPSNVLTQDNPLNNYVYEGFSLKLLISWILIILFLGLSLYCFSNRKLEYNNKIVCNSKLEIAFKWCVSICTGLMIGAFVGFGYFGDNLIAFSISAILTIITVYYILTRVIKVLS; translated from the coding sequence ATGGACTTTAAACTAAATAAAGCACTATTATATAAAGACTGGAAAACCACTAAATGGGTAGCTATGCTCATGAGCTTTTCCATATTGTTCACTAAACTTTTTAACCTTATGAATAATTTACACTTTCAAAAACTTTATATAAAATCCAATGGCAAAGCATGTCCCGTAGCTTGGTTTAACCACACATTATTAGATGGCGAATTTTACTTTGTAGCTATGGCTGCTCTAGTGGCCCTACTAAGCTTAGTTTTATTTTTAAATGAAAAAGGTAATTCTTACGGTTTTCTTTTTTCAATGCCCCTTACTAAAAAAGATATAGTTAAAAATAAGTGGTTTCTAGGAACTTCTATTATACTTGGCAGTTTCCTTATAAATGCTTTATTAATAGCTCTATTTTATCTAGCCAATTTAAAATTTATAGATATTTATTCAAATCCTTTTTCTGACATATTAAAGTGGTTCTTTATAAATTCAACTGTGTATATATTAATTTTTACTGTATTTATATTTTTTCAAACTATTATGGGAAATGTAATACTTTCTAGTATTATAGCAGCCCTTGCTTTTTGGGTTCCTATATTTTTATTAGTAATAGTGTCTGACTTAACTAGAACCTTCCTAAAATTGTCTTATGACGCTAAACTTCCCATACCAACTGACCGTATAGCAAATTATTTATGCATCTTCACCTACAATACACCTTCTTTTCCATCCAATGTACTCACTCAAGATAATCCCTTGAACAATTATGTATACGAAGGCTTCTCATTAAAATTATTAATATCATGGATTTTAATTATATTATTCTTAGGATTGTCTTTATACTGTTTCTCTAATAGAAAATTGGAATACAATAATAAAATAGTATGCAACTCTAAATTAGAAATAGCTTTTAAATGGTGTGTGTCCATATGCACTGGCCTTATGATAGGTGCTTTCGTTGGATTTGGTTATTTTGGTGATAACTTAATTGCATTCTCTATATCTGCAATTTTAACTATTATAACTGTCTATTATATATTAACTAGAGTTATTAAGGTACTGAGTTAA
- the galU gene encoding UTP--glucose-1-phosphate uridylyltransferase GalU, which translates to MKVKKAIIPAAGLGTRFLPATKAQPKEMLPIVDKPTIQYIIEEAVASGIEEILIITGRNKRAIEDHFDKSVELENELEKKGKEETLEMVRDITNMVNIYYIRQKEPKGLGHAINCARTFVGNEPFAVMLGDDVVDSSKPCLKQLIDCYNEYKTSILGVQEVDYDDVSKYGIVKGMHIEDRVYKVKDLIEKPKKEESPSNVAILGRYIITPRIFDILQNTAPGKGGEIQLTDALRTLVKEEAMYAYNFEGRRYDVGDKLGFLEATVEYALKRDELKADFMKYLLSIRENPKFKELYEEMIVNKEK; encoded by the coding sequence ATGAAAGTTAAAAAAGCTATAATTCCCGCAGCGGGACTGGGTACTAGATTTTTACCTGCTACAAAGGCACAACCTAAGGAAATGCTTCCTATAGTAGATAAACCTACTATTCAATACATAATAGAAGAAGCAGTGGCTTCTGGTATAGAGGAAATATTAATAATAACTGGACGTAATAAAAGAGCCATAGAGGATCACTTTGATAAATCTGTAGAGTTAGAGAATGAATTAGAGAAAAAAGGTAAAGAAGAAACACTAGAGATGGTTAGAGACATAACCAACATGGTAAATATATATTATATAAGACAGAAGGAGCCTAAGGGACTAGGTCATGCTATAAACTGCGCTAGAACTTTTGTAGGTAATGAGCCTTTTGCAGTTATGCTTGGAGATGATGTGGTGGACAGTAGTAAGCCATGTCTAAAACAACTTATAGATTGCTATAATGAGTATAAAACTAGTATTTTAGGTGTACAGGAAGTAGATTATGATGATGTATCAAAATATGGTATAGTAAAAGGAATGCATATAGAAGATAGGGTTTACAAAGTAAAGGATTTGATTGAAAAACCTAAAAAGGAAGAGTCTCCATCTAATGTAGCTATACTAGGGAGATACATAATAACTCCTAGAATATTTGATATATTACAGAATACAGCACCAGGTAAAGGTGGCGAAATACAGCTTACGGATGCTCTAAGAACCCTTGTAAAAGAGGAAGCTATGTATGCTTATAATTTTGAAGGAAGAAGATACGATGTAGGGGATAAGCTAGGATTTTTAGAAGCTACTGTAGAGTATGCATTAAAGAGAGATGAATTAAAAGCTGATTTTATGAAATATTTATTAAGCATAAGAGAAAATCCTAAATTTAAAGAACTTTATGAGGAAATGATAGTAAATAAAGAAAAGTAA